A region of Enoplosus armatus isolate fEnoArm2 chromosome 14, fEnoArm2.hap1, whole genome shotgun sequence DNA encodes the following proteins:
- the vcpip1 gene encoding deubiquitinating protein VCPIP1 isoform X2, which produces MSLLQSSKKKDKRILSGTCPDPKCQARLFFPAYGSISIECTECGQRHEQKNLLNVEEVTDPDVVLHNLLRNALLGVTGAPKKGTELVKVMGLSNYHCKLLSPVLTRYGMDKQTGKAKLLREMNQGEMFDCSLLGDRAFLIEPDHVSTMGYGKDRSGSLIYLHDTLEEVKKANGNRECLIPVHVDGDGHCLVHAVSRALVGRELFWHALRENLKQNFKQNLDRYKALFQDFIDAAEWEDIINECDPLFIPPEGVPLGLRNIHIFGLANVLHRPIILLDSLSGMRSSGDYSATFLPGLVAEEQCRGKDGKLNKPICIAWSSSGRNHYIPLVGIKNTVLPKLPARLLPKAWGVPQELIRKYIKLEPDGSCVIGGDRSLQDKYLMRLVNAMEEVFMEKHSIHPSLVADVHQYVYRRTGVIGIQPEEVTEAAKKSVMENRLHRCLICGALSELHVPPEWLVPGGKLYNLAKSTHGQLRPDKNYSFPLNNVVCSYDPQRDVLAPDYKLSSLNTCNWCHGTSVRHIHGNGSVVYLDGDRTNTRSQGGKCGCGFKHFWEGKEYDNLPEAFPITLEWGGRVVRETVYWFQYEADTALNSNVYDVAMKLVTKHFPGEFGSEILVQKVVNTILHHTAKKNPDEYNPVSIDGAHVQRLTDTTETQPVVDPQPPTKIILTGQKAKTLHKEELTMSRAERSIQQSISEQAFVTQKRRTDKLKQEQKGHGRTSSPSGSPETSSSSAPVTPTKSSSPSSSTKEKKIRVTTSDGRQAMLTLQAHTTFSELQRSIANQFGVPPPRQCIRYGFPPKELVPPKDSEENEPVALQHGDRVTVEILRGPEDKSPAASIPRASSSHSALHSVKSEDAVTSGRTNSRELQDSIDLEMSSLCLLATLMGEDVWSYAKKLPHLFQQGGVFYNIVKKDMGLMDGKHCTLPHLTGKTFVYNAAEERLELCVDAAGHFPVGPEVEELVKEALVQLRSEAATRGSREGSPSHGVLRLGSGGVVRKKEQLQSVTAFQGKGHSLGSAGGSSPPEHRPITRQHSSGVDLSASVSRGPPDLSDIPEDATRELVRMAPGFVTMKDGRGLDPSLMEQQRRKLQEMVSSIQASMERHLREQQSASTAGGGASQERTGGTKTGVGATATGKPDRKTEEPEEMESQDAEQSNATEPMDHS; this is translated from the exons ATGTCGCTGCTGCAGAGctcaaagaaaaaagacaagcgTATTTTGTCTGGTACCTGCCCAGACCCGAAATGTCAGGCGAGGCTGTTCTTCCCTGCTTACGGCTCCATCAGCATCGAGTGCACGGAGTGTGGTCAACGCCACGAACAGAAGAACCTGTTAAACGTCGAAGAAGTCACTGATCCAGATGTTGTGCTTCACAATCTGCTCAGAAACGCCCTGCTCGGCGTCACCGGGGCCCCGAAGAAAGGGACGGAGCTGGTGAAAGTAATGGGGCTTTCAAATTACCACTGCAAGCTTCTGTCCCCGGTCCTCACCAGGTACGGCATGGATAAACAAACCGGCAAAGCCAAGCTGCTGAGGGAAATGAACCAAGGTGAGATGTTTGACTGCTCGCTCCTGGGAGACAGAGCTTTTCTGATTGAGCCGGACCATGTTTCCACCATGGGCTACGGCAAGGACAGGTCAGGAAGCCTCATATACCTCCATGATACCCTGGAGGAGGTCAAGAAAGCCAACGGCAACAGGGAATGTCTCATCCCCGTCCACGTAGATGGAGACGGGCACTGCCTGGTCCATGCTGTGTCCAGAGCGCTGGTGGGCAGAGAACTGTTCTGGCACGCCCTGAGAGAAAACCTGAAACAGAACTTCAAGCAGAACCTGGACCGCTATAAGGCCCTCTTTCAGGATTTCATTGATGCTGCAGAGTGGGAGGACATCATCAATGAGTGCGACCCCCTGTTCATCCCTCCTGAAGGCGTGCCGCTTGGACTACGCAACATCCATATATTCGGCTTAGCCAACGTCCTCCACCGACCCATAATCCTGCTGGACTCCCTGAGTGGAATGAGGAGCTCTGGGGATTATTCAGCCACCTTCCTGCCGGGGCTGGTGGCCGAGGAGCAGTGCAGGGGGAAAGACGGCAAGCTCAACAAACCCATCTGCATCGCCTGGAGCAGCTCTGGCAGGAACCACTACATCCCTCTGGTGGGAATCAAGAACACTGTGCTGCCCAAGCTGCCGGCCCGCCTGCTGCCGAAGGCCTGGGGCGTCCCTCAGGAGCTCATCAGGAAGTACATCAAGCTGGAACCAGACGGGAGCTGTGTGATCGGCGGCGACCGAAGCTTGCAGGACAAATATCTGATGCGGCTGGTCAACGCTATGGAGGAGGTGTTCATGGAGAAGCACAGCATCCACCCGTCGCTGGTGGCTGACGTGCACCAGTATGTCTACAGACGGACCGGTGTGATCGGCATCCAGCCTGAGGAGGTGACAGAGGCAGCTAAGAAGTCGGTGATGGAGAACCGGCTGCACCGCTGCCTGATCTGCGGAGCCCTCTCTGAGCTCCATGTCCCGCCGGAGTGGCTGGTTCCTGGTGGGAAGCTCTACAACTTGGCCAAATCCACTCACGGCCAGCTGCGGCCAGACAAGAACTACAGCTTCCCCCTCAACAACGTGGTTTGCTCTTATGACCCCCAGAGAGACGTCCTCGCCCCAGATTATAAACTGAGCTCCCTCAACACCTGCAACTGGTGTCATGGCACATCGGTGCGCCATATCCATGGCAATGGGTCAGTGGTTTACCTGGACGGGGACAGAACCAACACCCGCTCTCAGGGTGGGAAGTGTGGGTGTGGCTTCAAGCATTTCTGGGAGGGGAAGGAGTATGACAACCTACCTGAGGCTTTCCCCATCACGCTGGAGTGGGGGGGTCGGGTGGTGAGAGAGACGGTGTACTGGTTCCAGTATGAGGCtgacacagctttaaacagcaaCGTGTATGATGTGGCCATGAAGCTGGTCACCAAACACTTCCCTGGGGAGTTTGGCAGCGAGATCCTGGTGCAGAAAGTAGTCAACACCATCCTGCATCACACCGCCAAGAAGAACCCGGACGAATACAACCCAGTGTCCATAGACGGGGCTCATGTCCAGCGTCTCACCGACACCACTGAGACCCAGCCGGTGGTGGACCCCCAGCCGCCCACTAAGATCATCCTGACTGGTCAGAAAGCAAAGACGCTCCACAAAGAGGAGCTGACGATGAGCCGAGCGGAGCGCAGCATCCAGCAGAGCATCAGCGAGCAGGCCTTCGTCACTCAGAAGAGACGGACTGACAAACTGAAACAGGAGCAGAAGGGCCACGGCAGGACGTCTTCCCCCAGTGGGTCTCCGgaaacctcctcctcttcagctccaGTCACGCCCACCAaatcttcctccccctcctcatccaCTAAGGAGAAGAAGATCCGTGTGACGACCAGTGACGGCAGGCAGGCCATGCTGACCCTGCAGGCCCACACCACCTtctcagagctgcagaggagcatCGCCAACCAGTTTGGCGTGCCCCCGCCGAGGCAGTGCATCCGTTACGGCTTCCCGCCCAAAGAGCTGGTCCCCCCAAAGGACAGCGAGGAGAATGAGCCGGTGGCGCTGCAGCACGGCGATAGGGTGACAGTGGAGATACTGAGGGGCCCCGAGGACAAGAGCCCCGCGGCCTCCATACCCCGAGCCTCCAGCTCGCACTCCGCCCTCCACTCGGTGAAGAGCGAGGACGCCGTGACGTCCGGCAGGACGAACAGCCGTGAACTCCAGGACAGCATCGACCTTGAGatgtcctccctctgtctcctaGCAACCTTGATGG GTGAGGACGTTTGGTCGTACGCAAAGAAGCTGCCGCACTTATTCCAGCAGGGTGGTGTCTTCTACAACATTGTCAAGAAAGACATGG GCCTGATGGACGGGAAGCACTGCACGCTGCCTCATCTGACGGGGAAAACGTTTGTTTATAACGCAGCAGAGGAGCGTCTGGAGCTCTGTGTGGACGCTGCCGGTCACTTCCCCGTCGGTCCCGAAGTGGAGGAGCTGGTGAAGGAGGCTCTGGTTCAGCTGCGCTCGGAGGCGGCCACCAGgggcagcagagaggggagtCCATCCCACGGCGTGCTGCGGCTGGGCAGCGGAGGCGTTGTCCGTAagaaggagcagctgcagagcgtCACTGCCTTCCAGGGTAAAGGCCACTCTCTGGGCAGCGCCGGAGGCTCCTCCCCTCCAGAACACCGGCCTATCACGCGCCAGCACAGCAGCGGTGTGGACCTGAGCGCCAGTGTGTCCCGAGGCCCCCCGGACTTGTCGGACATCCCAGAGGACGCCACTAGGGAGCTGGTCCGCATGGCTCCGGGCTTCGTCACCATGAAGGATGGTCGTGGTCTCGACCCCAGCCTGATGGAGCAGCAGCGGAGGAAGCTGCAGGAGATGGTCTCCTCCATCCAGGCCTCCATGGAGCGCCAcctgagagagcagcagagcgcCTCCACTGCAGGGGGCGGGGCTAGCCAGGAACGGACAGGTGGGACCAAGACGGGCGTGG GTGCGACGGCGACCGGCAAACCGGACAGGAAGACGGAGGAACCGGAGGAGATGGAGAGTCAGGATGCCGAGCAGAGCAACGCCACGGAACCCATGGATCACTCCTGA
- the vcpip1 gene encoding deubiquitinating protein VCPIP1 isoform X1: MSLLQSSKKKDKRILSGTCPDPKCQARLFFPAYGSISIECTECGQRHEQKNLLNVEEVTDPDVVLHNLLRNALLGVTGAPKKGTELVKVMGLSNYHCKLLSPVLTRYGMDKQTGKAKLLREMNQGEMFDCSLLGDRAFLIEPDHVSTMGYGKDRSGSLIYLHDTLEEVKKANGNRECLIPVHVDGDGHCLVHAVSRALVGRELFWHALRENLKQNFKQNLDRYKALFQDFIDAAEWEDIINECDPLFIPPEGVPLGLRNIHIFGLANVLHRPIILLDSLSGMRSSGDYSATFLPGLVAEEQCRGKDGKLNKPICIAWSSSGRNHYIPLVGIKNTVLPKLPARLLPKAWGVPQELIRKYIKLEPDGSCVIGGDRSLQDKYLMRLVNAMEEVFMEKHSIHPSLVADVHQYVYRRTGVIGIQPEEVTEAAKKSVMENRLHRCLICGALSELHVPPEWLVPGGKLYNLAKSTHGQLRPDKNYSFPLNNVVCSYDPQRDVLAPDYKLSSLNTCNWCHGTSVRHIHGNGSVVYLDGDRTNTRSQGGKCGCGFKHFWEGKEYDNLPEAFPITLEWGGRVVRETVYWFQYEADTALNSNVYDVAMKLVTKHFPGEFGSEILVQKVVNTILHHTAKKNPDEYNPVSIDGAHVQRLTDTTETQPVVDPQPPTKIILTGQKAKTLHKEELTMSRAERSIQQSISEQAFVTQKRRTDKLKQEQKGHGRTSSPSGSPETSSSSAPVTPTKSSSPSSSTKEKKIRVTTSDGRQAMLTLQAHTTFSELQRSIANQFGVPPPRQCIRYGFPPKELVPPKDSEENEPVALQHGDRVTVEILRGPEDKSPAASIPRASSSHSALHSVKSEDAVTSGRTNSRELQDSIDLEMSSLCLLATLMGEDVWSYAKKLPHLFQQGGVFYNIVKKDMGLMDGKHCTLPHLTGKTFVYNAAEERLELCVDAAGHFPVGPEVEELVKEALVQLRSEAATRGSREGSPSHGVLRLGSGGVVRKKEQLQSVTAFQGKGHSLGSAGGSSPPEHRPITRQHSSGVDLSASVSRGPPDLSDIPEDATRELVRMAPGFVTMKDGRGLDPSLMEQQRRKLQEMVSSIQASMERHLREQQSASTAGGGASQERTGGTKTGVGQPTSTVDHEPPAASGATATGKPDRKTEEPEEMESQDAEQSNATEPMDHS, encoded by the exons ATGTCGCTGCTGCAGAGctcaaagaaaaaagacaagcgTATTTTGTCTGGTACCTGCCCAGACCCGAAATGTCAGGCGAGGCTGTTCTTCCCTGCTTACGGCTCCATCAGCATCGAGTGCACGGAGTGTGGTCAACGCCACGAACAGAAGAACCTGTTAAACGTCGAAGAAGTCACTGATCCAGATGTTGTGCTTCACAATCTGCTCAGAAACGCCCTGCTCGGCGTCACCGGGGCCCCGAAGAAAGGGACGGAGCTGGTGAAAGTAATGGGGCTTTCAAATTACCACTGCAAGCTTCTGTCCCCGGTCCTCACCAGGTACGGCATGGATAAACAAACCGGCAAAGCCAAGCTGCTGAGGGAAATGAACCAAGGTGAGATGTTTGACTGCTCGCTCCTGGGAGACAGAGCTTTTCTGATTGAGCCGGACCATGTTTCCACCATGGGCTACGGCAAGGACAGGTCAGGAAGCCTCATATACCTCCATGATACCCTGGAGGAGGTCAAGAAAGCCAACGGCAACAGGGAATGTCTCATCCCCGTCCACGTAGATGGAGACGGGCACTGCCTGGTCCATGCTGTGTCCAGAGCGCTGGTGGGCAGAGAACTGTTCTGGCACGCCCTGAGAGAAAACCTGAAACAGAACTTCAAGCAGAACCTGGACCGCTATAAGGCCCTCTTTCAGGATTTCATTGATGCTGCAGAGTGGGAGGACATCATCAATGAGTGCGACCCCCTGTTCATCCCTCCTGAAGGCGTGCCGCTTGGACTACGCAACATCCATATATTCGGCTTAGCCAACGTCCTCCACCGACCCATAATCCTGCTGGACTCCCTGAGTGGAATGAGGAGCTCTGGGGATTATTCAGCCACCTTCCTGCCGGGGCTGGTGGCCGAGGAGCAGTGCAGGGGGAAAGACGGCAAGCTCAACAAACCCATCTGCATCGCCTGGAGCAGCTCTGGCAGGAACCACTACATCCCTCTGGTGGGAATCAAGAACACTGTGCTGCCCAAGCTGCCGGCCCGCCTGCTGCCGAAGGCCTGGGGCGTCCCTCAGGAGCTCATCAGGAAGTACATCAAGCTGGAACCAGACGGGAGCTGTGTGATCGGCGGCGACCGAAGCTTGCAGGACAAATATCTGATGCGGCTGGTCAACGCTATGGAGGAGGTGTTCATGGAGAAGCACAGCATCCACCCGTCGCTGGTGGCTGACGTGCACCAGTATGTCTACAGACGGACCGGTGTGATCGGCATCCAGCCTGAGGAGGTGACAGAGGCAGCTAAGAAGTCGGTGATGGAGAACCGGCTGCACCGCTGCCTGATCTGCGGAGCCCTCTCTGAGCTCCATGTCCCGCCGGAGTGGCTGGTTCCTGGTGGGAAGCTCTACAACTTGGCCAAATCCACTCACGGCCAGCTGCGGCCAGACAAGAACTACAGCTTCCCCCTCAACAACGTGGTTTGCTCTTATGACCCCCAGAGAGACGTCCTCGCCCCAGATTATAAACTGAGCTCCCTCAACACCTGCAACTGGTGTCATGGCACATCGGTGCGCCATATCCATGGCAATGGGTCAGTGGTTTACCTGGACGGGGACAGAACCAACACCCGCTCTCAGGGTGGGAAGTGTGGGTGTGGCTTCAAGCATTTCTGGGAGGGGAAGGAGTATGACAACCTACCTGAGGCTTTCCCCATCACGCTGGAGTGGGGGGGTCGGGTGGTGAGAGAGACGGTGTACTGGTTCCAGTATGAGGCtgacacagctttaaacagcaaCGTGTATGATGTGGCCATGAAGCTGGTCACCAAACACTTCCCTGGGGAGTTTGGCAGCGAGATCCTGGTGCAGAAAGTAGTCAACACCATCCTGCATCACACCGCCAAGAAGAACCCGGACGAATACAACCCAGTGTCCATAGACGGGGCTCATGTCCAGCGTCTCACCGACACCACTGAGACCCAGCCGGTGGTGGACCCCCAGCCGCCCACTAAGATCATCCTGACTGGTCAGAAAGCAAAGACGCTCCACAAAGAGGAGCTGACGATGAGCCGAGCGGAGCGCAGCATCCAGCAGAGCATCAGCGAGCAGGCCTTCGTCACTCAGAAGAGACGGACTGACAAACTGAAACAGGAGCAGAAGGGCCACGGCAGGACGTCTTCCCCCAGTGGGTCTCCGgaaacctcctcctcttcagctccaGTCACGCCCACCAaatcttcctccccctcctcatccaCTAAGGAGAAGAAGATCCGTGTGACGACCAGTGACGGCAGGCAGGCCATGCTGACCCTGCAGGCCCACACCACCTtctcagagctgcagaggagcatCGCCAACCAGTTTGGCGTGCCCCCGCCGAGGCAGTGCATCCGTTACGGCTTCCCGCCCAAAGAGCTGGTCCCCCCAAAGGACAGCGAGGAGAATGAGCCGGTGGCGCTGCAGCACGGCGATAGGGTGACAGTGGAGATACTGAGGGGCCCCGAGGACAAGAGCCCCGCGGCCTCCATACCCCGAGCCTCCAGCTCGCACTCCGCCCTCCACTCGGTGAAGAGCGAGGACGCCGTGACGTCCGGCAGGACGAACAGCCGTGAACTCCAGGACAGCATCGACCTTGAGatgtcctccctctgtctcctaGCAACCTTGATGG GTGAGGACGTTTGGTCGTACGCAAAGAAGCTGCCGCACTTATTCCAGCAGGGTGGTGTCTTCTACAACATTGTCAAGAAAGACATGG GCCTGATGGACGGGAAGCACTGCACGCTGCCTCATCTGACGGGGAAAACGTTTGTTTATAACGCAGCAGAGGAGCGTCTGGAGCTCTGTGTGGACGCTGCCGGTCACTTCCCCGTCGGTCCCGAAGTGGAGGAGCTGGTGAAGGAGGCTCTGGTTCAGCTGCGCTCGGAGGCGGCCACCAGgggcagcagagaggggagtCCATCCCACGGCGTGCTGCGGCTGGGCAGCGGAGGCGTTGTCCGTAagaaggagcagctgcagagcgtCACTGCCTTCCAGGGTAAAGGCCACTCTCTGGGCAGCGCCGGAGGCTCCTCCCCTCCAGAACACCGGCCTATCACGCGCCAGCACAGCAGCGGTGTGGACCTGAGCGCCAGTGTGTCCCGAGGCCCCCCGGACTTGTCGGACATCCCAGAGGACGCCACTAGGGAGCTGGTCCGCATGGCTCCGGGCTTCGTCACCATGAAGGATGGTCGTGGTCTCGACCCCAGCCTGATGGAGCAGCAGCGGAGGAAGCTGCAGGAGATGGTCTCCTCCATCCAGGCCTCCATGGAGCGCCAcctgagagagcagcagagcgcCTCCACTGCAGGGGGCGGGGCTAGCCAGGAACGGACAGGTGGGACCAAGACGGGCGTGGGCCAGCCGACTTCTACAGTAGACCACGAACCTCCGGCTGCATCAGGTGCGACGGCGACCGGCAAACCGGACAGGAAGACGGAGGAACCGGAGGAGATGGAGAGTCAGGATGCCGAGCAGAGCAACGCCACGGAACCCATGGATCACTCCTGA
- the vcpip1 gene encoding deubiquitinating protein VCPIP1 isoform X3: MSLLQSSKKKDKRILSGTCPDPKCQARLFFPAYGSISIECTECGQRHEQKNLLNVEEVTDPDVVLHNLLRNALLGVTGAPKKGTELVKVMGLSNYHCKLLSPVLTRYGMDKQTGKAKLLREMNQGEMFDCSLLGDRAFLIEPDHVSTMGYGKDRSGSLIYLHDTLEEVKKANGNRECLIPVHVDGDGHCLVHAVSRALVGRELFWHALRENLKQNFKQNLDRYKALFQDFIDAAEWEDIINECDPLFIPPEGVPLGLRNIHIFGLANVLHRPIILLDSLSGMRSSGDYSATFLPGLVAEEQCRGKDGKLNKPICIAWSSSGRNHYIPLVGIKNTVLPKLPARLLPKAWGVPQELIRKYIKLEPDGSCVIGGDRSLQDKYLMRLVNAMEEVFMEKHSIHPSLVADVHQYVYRRTGVIGIQPEEVTEAAKKSVMENRLHRCLICGALSELHVPPEWLVPGGKLYNLAKSTHGQLRPDKNYSFPLNNVVCSYDPQRDVLAPDYKLSSLNTCNWCHGTSVRHIHGNGSVVYLDGDRTNTRSQGGKCGCGFKHFWEGKEYDNLPEAFPITLEWGGRVVRETVYWFQYEADTALNSNVYDVAMKLVTKHFPGEFGSEILVQKVVNTILHHTAKKNPDEYNPVSIDGAHVQRLTDTTETQPVVDPQPPTKIILTGQKAKTLHKEELTMSRAERSIQQSISEQAFVTQKRRTDKLKQEQKGHGRTSSPSGSPETSSSSAPVTPTKSSSPSSSTKEKKIRVTTSDGRQAMLTLQAHTTFSELQRSIANQFGVPPPRQCIRYGFPPKELVPPKDSEENEPVALQHGDRVTVEILRGPEDKSPAASIPRASSSHSALHSVKSEDAVTSGRTNSRELQDSIDLEMSSLCLLATLMGEDVWSYAKKLPHLFQQGGVFYNIVKKDMGLMDGKHCTLPHLTGKTFVYNAAEERLELCVDAAGHFPVGPEVEELVKEALVQLRSEAATRGSREGSPSHGVLRLGSGGVVRKKEQLQSVTAFQGKGHSLGSAGGSSPPEHRPITRQHSSGVDLSASVSRGPPDLSDIPEDATRELVRMAPGFVTMKDGRGLDPSLMEQQRRKLQEMVSSIQASMERHLREQQSASTAGGGANHEPPAASGATATGKPDRKTEEPEEMESQDAEQSNATEPMDHS; this comes from the exons ATGTCGCTGCTGCAGAGctcaaagaaaaaagacaagcgTATTTTGTCTGGTACCTGCCCAGACCCGAAATGTCAGGCGAGGCTGTTCTTCCCTGCTTACGGCTCCATCAGCATCGAGTGCACGGAGTGTGGTCAACGCCACGAACAGAAGAACCTGTTAAACGTCGAAGAAGTCACTGATCCAGATGTTGTGCTTCACAATCTGCTCAGAAACGCCCTGCTCGGCGTCACCGGGGCCCCGAAGAAAGGGACGGAGCTGGTGAAAGTAATGGGGCTTTCAAATTACCACTGCAAGCTTCTGTCCCCGGTCCTCACCAGGTACGGCATGGATAAACAAACCGGCAAAGCCAAGCTGCTGAGGGAAATGAACCAAGGTGAGATGTTTGACTGCTCGCTCCTGGGAGACAGAGCTTTTCTGATTGAGCCGGACCATGTTTCCACCATGGGCTACGGCAAGGACAGGTCAGGAAGCCTCATATACCTCCATGATACCCTGGAGGAGGTCAAGAAAGCCAACGGCAACAGGGAATGTCTCATCCCCGTCCACGTAGATGGAGACGGGCACTGCCTGGTCCATGCTGTGTCCAGAGCGCTGGTGGGCAGAGAACTGTTCTGGCACGCCCTGAGAGAAAACCTGAAACAGAACTTCAAGCAGAACCTGGACCGCTATAAGGCCCTCTTTCAGGATTTCATTGATGCTGCAGAGTGGGAGGACATCATCAATGAGTGCGACCCCCTGTTCATCCCTCCTGAAGGCGTGCCGCTTGGACTACGCAACATCCATATATTCGGCTTAGCCAACGTCCTCCACCGACCCATAATCCTGCTGGACTCCCTGAGTGGAATGAGGAGCTCTGGGGATTATTCAGCCACCTTCCTGCCGGGGCTGGTGGCCGAGGAGCAGTGCAGGGGGAAAGACGGCAAGCTCAACAAACCCATCTGCATCGCCTGGAGCAGCTCTGGCAGGAACCACTACATCCCTCTGGTGGGAATCAAGAACACTGTGCTGCCCAAGCTGCCGGCCCGCCTGCTGCCGAAGGCCTGGGGCGTCCCTCAGGAGCTCATCAGGAAGTACATCAAGCTGGAACCAGACGGGAGCTGTGTGATCGGCGGCGACCGAAGCTTGCAGGACAAATATCTGATGCGGCTGGTCAACGCTATGGAGGAGGTGTTCATGGAGAAGCACAGCATCCACCCGTCGCTGGTGGCTGACGTGCACCAGTATGTCTACAGACGGACCGGTGTGATCGGCATCCAGCCTGAGGAGGTGACAGAGGCAGCTAAGAAGTCGGTGATGGAGAACCGGCTGCACCGCTGCCTGATCTGCGGAGCCCTCTCTGAGCTCCATGTCCCGCCGGAGTGGCTGGTTCCTGGTGGGAAGCTCTACAACTTGGCCAAATCCACTCACGGCCAGCTGCGGCCAGACAAGAACTACAGCTTCCCCCTCAACAACGTGGTTTGCTCTTATGACCCCCAGAGAGACGTCCTCGCCCCAGATTATAAACTGAGCTCCCTCAACACCTGCAACTGGTGTCATGGCACATCGGTGCGCCATATCCATGGCAATGGGTCAGTGGTTTACCTGGACGGGGACAGAACCAACACCCGCTCTCAGGGTGGGAAGTGTGGGTGTGGCTTCAAGCATTTCTGGGAGGGGAAGGAGTATGACAACCTACCTGAGGCTTTCCCCATCACGCTGGAGTGGGGGGGTCGGGTGGTGAGAGAGACGGTGTACTGGTTCCAGTATGAGGCtgacacagctttaaacagcaaCGTGTATGATGTGGCCATGAAGCTGGTCACCAAACACTTCCCTGGGGAGTTTGGCAGCGAGATCCTGGTGCAGAAAGTAGTCAACACCATCCTGCATCACACCGCCAAGAAGAACCCGGACGAATACAACCCAGTGTCCATAGACGGGGCTCATGTCCAGCGTCTCACCGACACCACTGAGACCCAGCCGGTGGTGGACCCCCAGCCGCCCACTAAGATCATCCTGACTGGTCAGAAAGCAAAGACGCTCCACAAAGAGGAGCTGACGATGAGCCGAGCGGAGCGCAGCATCCAGCAGAGCATCAGCGAGCAGGCCTTCGTCACTCAGAAGAGACGGACTGACAAACTGAAACAGGAGCAGAAGGGCCACGGCAGGACGTCTTCCCCCAGTGGGTCTCCGgaaacctcctcctcttcagctccaGTCACGCCCACCAaatcttcctccccctcctcatccaCTAAGGAGAAGAAGATCCGTGTGACGACCAGTGACGGCAGGCAGGCCATGCTGACCCTGCAGGCCCACACCACCTtctcagagctgcagaggagcatCGCCAACCAGTTTGGCGTGCCCCCGCCGAGGCAGTGCATCCGTTACGGCTTCCCGCCCAAAGAGCTGGTCCCCCCAAAGGACAGCGAGGAGAATGAGCCGGTGGCGCTGCAGCACGGCGATAGGGTGACAGTGGAGATACTGAGGGGCCCCGAGGACAAGAGCCCCGCGGCCTCCATACCCCGAGCCTCCAGCTCGCACTCCGCCCTCCACTCGGTGAAGAGCGAGGACGCCGTGACGTCCGGCAGGACGAACAGCCGTGAACTCCAGGACAGCATCGACCTTGAGatgtcctccctctgtctcctaGCAACCTTGATGG GTGAGGACGTTTGGTCGTACGCAAAGAAGCTGCCGCACTTATTCCAGCAGGGTGGTGTCTTCTACAACATTGTCAAGAAAGACATGG GCCTGATGGACGGGAAGCACTGCACGCTGCCTCATCTGACGGGGAAAACGTTTGTTTATAACGCAGCAGAGGAGCGTCTGGAGCTCTGTGTGGACGCTGCCGGTCACTTCCCCGTCGGTCCCGAAGTGGAGGAGCTGGTGAAGGAGGCTCTGGTTCAGCTGCGCTCGGAGGCGGCCACCAGgggcagcagagaggggagtCCATCCCACGGCGTGCTGCGGCTGGGCAGCGGAGGCGTTGTCCGTAagaaggagcagctgcagagcgtCACTGCCTTCCAGGGTAAAGGCCACTCTCTGGGCAGCGCCGGAGGCTCCTCCCCTCCAGAACACCGGCCTATCACGCGCCAGCACAGCAGCGGTGTGGACCTGAGCGCCAGTGTGTCCCGAGGCCCCCCGGACTTGTCGGACATCCCAGAGGACGCCACTAGGGAGCTGGTCCGCATGGCTCCGGGCTTCGTCACCATGAAGGATGGTCGTGGTCTCGACCCCAGCCTGATGGAGCAGCAGCGGAGGAAGCTGCAGGAGATGGTCTCCTCCATCCAGGCCTCCATGGAGCGCCAcctgagagagcagcagagcgcCTCCACTGCAGGGGGCGGGGCTA ACCACGAACCTCCGGCTGCATCAGGTGCGACGGCGACCGGCAAACCGGACAGGAAGACGGAGGAACCGGAGGAGATGGAGAGTCAGGATGCCGAGCAGAGCAACGCCACGGAACCCATGGATCACTCCTGA